Within the Amaranthus tricolor cultivar Red isolate AtriRed21 chromosome 15, ASM2621246v1, whole genome shotgun sequence genome, the region AGGTGCATTCTCATAACGACAGAGAGGGTATcgtatatcatcaataaaaaaatccCACCCAACTTTGACCATATTTGCGGAAAATCAATACCCAATTGTAATATTGCTTGTTAAAATGGAAAAGTTGGGCAATTTTCCATAAAGAAAGCGTGAGGAAGCCACTACCTCACGTTGAAAACCCACCACTTTCCCTTCTTCACCCCCAACAATGTGCACCTGCAGCTGCCTTAGTGCGTGCTTAACGCCCAATACATCTCATTTTCCCTACTTTTCTTcacttcttcatcttcatatgCCCATAATCTAACCATTCTTCCTACATTTTCTCTCAATTTTCTGTCTAAATTTGTCCGAAATGGCCTCAAATATGTACACAAAGCTGAGAAAATCACCTATTTCATCGACTTCTAACTATAAACTTTGTATAACTCTGTTTTTTACAGTTATATTCACTATACCAGCTTTGTTTTTACTACAAAACAACCCTTCTTCATTGTGTTTTCCACCTTTAAGCACTACTATAAAAACTAAGTCATGGGGTGGCGACCTGCGAGTCGCCACCTTTGCTTGGAACCACCTATCGTTTATTGGGCATGGGGTCCGCCCACTTAAGATTGCGGTTTTTTCAAGGAAGTGGCCGGTAGGGTCCACACCCGGGGGTATGGAGCGTCATGCTTATACCCTCCACACCGCCTTAGCGAATTATGGTCATAAAATACATGTTTTTACTTCCCCGTATGAGCAAAACCCGGGTCCAAGcctaaattcaaaatcaatgcCAGAAACCAACCCAACCATACACTTTCACGAGGGCGAGCCTGGGAAGTGGCGGTACAACAAGGCGTGGGATCAATTCACCGAGGAGAACCAACACGAGGCGTTCGATGTAGTCCACACAGAGAGCGTGGCACTCCCTCATTGGCTCGCCCGCCATCTAACCAACCTTGTGGTTACATGGCATGGCATTGCCCTTGAAAGTTTGCAATCAAGTATATACCAAGATTTGGCTAGGGCACCAGATGAGCCTATGTCACCTGGTTTTAACCAAAGTATACAAGGGGTAGTTCCTAAAGTACTTAATGaaataagatttttccacaatTATAAACATCATGTTGCAATTAGTGATAGTTGTGGTGAAATGCTAAGAGATGTATACCAAATCCCATCAAAAAGAGTTCATGTTATAGTAAATGGTGTAAATGAAGGCGATTTTCGGGAAGATTTTAGGTTAGGCCAAGATTTTAGGTCTAAAATTGGTATGCCCAAAAATGCTACATTAGTGATAGGTGTGGCAGGGAGATTAGTGAAGGATAAAGGGCATCCCTTGGTTTATAGGGCATTTTCTAGGTTTATAAAAGACCATCCAAATGTGTATCTCATTGTAGCAGGGTCTGGCCCATGGGAAAACCGGTATCGAGAACTAGGGCCTCAAGTGCTAGTTTTGGGGTCAATGAAGGCGTCTGAATTAGGCGGGTTTTATAATGCGATTGATATATTCTTGAACCCGACT harbors:
- the LOC130801201 gene encoding uncharacterized protein LOC130801201, translating into MASNMYTKLRKSPISSTSNYKLCITLFFTVIFTIPALFLLQNNPSSLCFPPLSTTIKTKSWGGDLRVATFAWNHLSFIGHGVRPLKIAVFSRKWPVGSTPGGMERHAYTLHTALANYGHKIHVFTSPYEQNPGPSLNSKSMPETNPTIHFHEGEPGKWRYNKAWDQFTEENQHEAFDVVHTESVALPHWLARHLTNLVVTWHGIALESLQSSIYQDLARAPDEPMSPGFNQSIQGVVPKVLNEIRFFHNYKHHVAISDSCGEMLRDVYQIPSKRVHVIVNGVNEGDFREDFRLGQDFRSKIGMPKNATLVIGVAGRLVKDKGHPLVYRAFSRFIKDHPNVYLIVAGSGPWENRYRELGPQVLVLGSMKASELGGFYNAIDIFLNPTLRPQGLDLTLMEAMLSGTPVMASRFPSIRGTIVVEKEFGFLFAPNVESLVETLEEVTKEGAKRLAQRGKACKDYAQSKFTAHKMALAYERLFLCVKNETFCIYP